Proteins from a genomic interval of Trifolium pratense cultivar HEN17-A07 linkage group LG6, ARS_RC_1.1, whole genome shotgun sequence:
- the LOC123890613 gene encoding 1-aminocyclopropane-1-carboxylate oxidase homolog 1-like: MENNDSTYDRNAEVKAFDESKSGVRGLIESGVTKIPRMFINPDQKFDINISTNDSNLSVPIIDLKDIHNNINRVEIISQVKDACKKWGFFQVINHGISVDVLDEMIDGIRRFHEQDVEVRKKIYTRDFIKKKIIYYSNSTLYKDKFALWRDTVGCSMAPDPPKPEELPQVFRDIMIEYSKKLMELGSTILELLSEALGLDPSYIKEMMCPESLFIQGHYSPPSPQPELTMGTTKHTDSSFITIVLQNHLGGLQVLHQNQWVTVPPVHGALVVNIGDLLQLITNDKFVSVYHRVVSSDKGIRISLANFFSNSDSSKVLGPIKELLSEENPPIYREISIAEFMAHHFNKGHDGNSILEPFKL, encoded by the exons ATGGAAAATAATGATTCAACTTATGATAGAAATGCTGAAGTAAAAGCCTTTGATGAATCAAAATCTGGTGTAAGAGGTCTTATAGAATCTGGAGTAACAAAGATTCCACGCATGTTCATCAATCCCGACCAAAAATTTGACATAAATATCTCAACAAATGATTCCAATTTGAGTGTTCCAATCATTGACCTCAAAGATATACACAACAATATCAATCGTGTAGAGATAATTAGTCAAGTTAAAGATGCATGCAAAAAGTGGGGATTTTTTCAAGTGATTAATCATGGAATTTCTGTTGATGTTTTGGATGAAATGATTGATGGAATACGTAGATTTCATGAACAAGATGTTGAGgtaaggaaaaaaatttatactcgtgattttattaaaaagaaaattatttattattccaATAGTACTTTGTATAAAGATAAATTTGCTCTTTGGAGAGACACTGTTGGATGTTCTATGGCTCCTGATCCACCTAAACCAGAAGAATTGCCTCAAGTTTTTAG AGACATTATGATTGAATATTCAAAGAAATTAATGGAACTTGGATCTACAATTTTAGAGTTATTATCAGAGGCACTTGGTTTGGATCCATCTTACATCAAAGAAATGATGTGTCCTGAAAGCCTTTTTATTCAGGGTCATTATTCTCCACCAAGCCCTCAACCAGAATTAACTATGGGCACAACCAAACACACAGATTCTTCCTTCATAACCATAGTTTTACAGAACCATCTTGGTGGTCTTCAAGTTCTTCATCAGAATCAATGGGTTACTGTTCCTCCTGTGCATGGAGCTCTTGTTGTCAACATAGGTGATCTTCTACAG CTTATAACAAATGACAAGTTTGTTAGTGTTTATCATCGAGTTGTATCAAGTGATAAAGGGATAAGAATTTCACTAGCAAACTTCTTTTCAAATTCAGATTCATCAAAGGTTTTGGGTCCTATTAAGGAACTTTTATCAGAAGAAAATCCACCGATCTATAGGGAGATAAGTATAGCTGAATTCATGGCACATCATTTCAATAAGGGGCATGATGGAAACTCTATTTTGGAGCCTTTCAAGCTGTGA
- the LOC123889130 gene encoding ER lumen protein-retaining receptor yields the protein MNIFRLAGDMTHLASVLVLLLKIHTIKSCAGVSLKTQELYALVFAARYLDIFTNYISLYNTVMKLIFLGSSFSIVWYMRYHKIVRRSYDKDQDTFRHYFLVLPCLVLALLINEKFTFKEVMWTFSLYLEAVAILPQLVLLQRTRNIDNLTGQYVFLLGGYRALYILNWVYRYFTEPHFVHWITWVSGLVQTLLYADFFYYYFQSWKNNQKLHLPA from the exons ATGAATATTTTCAGATTAGCTGGTGATATGACCCATTTGGCCAGCGTCCTTGTTCTTCTTCTCAAGATCCATACCATCAAATCCTGCGCTG GTGTCTCGTTGAAAACTCAAGAACTATATGCACTTGTTTTCGCTGCTCGCTACTTAGATATCTTTACGAATTACATATCATTATATAATACTGTTATGAAGTTGATATTCTTGGGAAGCTCATTTTCTATCGTATGGTACATGAGGTACCACAAAATTGTTCGTAGATCATATGACAAAGATCAGGATACCTTCCGTCACTATTTTCTTGTGTTGCCCTGCTTAGTGTTGGCCCTACTTATCAATGAGAAATTTACATTTAAGGAG GTGATGTGGACATTTTCCCTGTATTTGGAAGCTGTTGCTATACTTCCTCAGCTGGTACTGCTACAGAGAACTAGAAACATTGACAATTTGACAGGACAATATGTCTTTCTTCTCGG TGGGTACAGAGCACTATACATTCTCAACTGGGTCTATCGCTACTTTACCGAGCCTCACTTTGTCCACTGGATAA CATGGGTTTCTGGGCTTGTTCAAACACTGCTATATGCTGACTTCTTCTACTACTATTTCCAAAG TTGGAAGAACAATCAAAAGCTTCATTTGCCAGCATGA
- the LOC123892374 gene encoding albumin-1-like, with amino-acid sequence MRLTKLSLRLWALFGGTCIYPTGSESESITKMVEEHPNLCESHDECLEKKSGSFCARYPNPDIPYGWCFDSKTEAERIFEIGSNYAIKGFFNSHSNSKAKEFLKMHLLL; translated from the coding sequence ATGCGGCTCACAAAGTTGTCGTTGCGTCTGTGGGCATTATTTGGCGGTACATGCATATATCCAACTGGTTCTGAGAGTGAGTCTATTACGAAGATGGTTGAAGAACATCCTAATTTATGTGAGTCTCATGATGAATGCTTAGAGAAAAAAAGTGGGAGCTTCTGCGCTCGTTATCCAAATCCTGATATCCCATATGGCTGGTGTTTTGACTCTAAAACAGAAGCAGAACGCATCTTTGAGATTGGCTCTAATTATGCAATAAAAGGCTTCTTCAATTCTCACTCCAACTCTAAAGCAAAAGAATTTTTGAAGATGCATCTACTACTTTGA